The genomic segment ACCATGCTGCGGCCCAACATGTATTTCATGGCTCCTCTCCAGGAGAAGGTGGTGTTTGGGATGTTCTTCCTCGGAGCAGTGCTGTGTCTCAGCTTCTCCTGGCTTTTCCACACTGTCTACTGTCACTCGGAGAAGGTCTCGCGGACTTTTTCAAAGTGAGTCAGCAAAAGTGTGGTTGAGTGGTCTTGTGGGCGGTTTGGACTTCTCACAGCATTTCTTCTTGGAAAATGCTGCACTGCTGAGTCCCACATGTCTTATACTTGGGGGAAGGGAGAGTTCAGCGAGTCCAGCGTGGAGTTCAGAGGGAACCACAGCTGGATCCTGGATGgctctgccctgtgctggggcACCTTGAAGCCGCTGACTCAAAAGCCCCCTGAGAATATGGGTCTATGAGGACAGGGACCCCGGGAAGCTGTGATTCCCAAGGGTCCCAAGGCCTTTGTGCCTTTCATGGCAGTGAAATGAGGAGGGACCTCAGTCTTGCGGGTCAGCCATGGGAGCAGGGAGCTTCCAGTTTACTGGATGTTTTCAAAAATCTTTGGTTCGGGTCCAACTTGGCCTGAAACcaaactggaagaaaacaaaacaaacagaattcCCAGCAAAGTGGAAACGTTGGGCTGCGGCCAACGCTCCTCTCTGAGGTCAGCGCACAGACTGCTCTTAGAATTAAGCTCACTTCAGCCTTCATGGCACAGGGAGAACAGAGCAAGGCTTTCAAATAAGACCTTGCGCACGCACAGCTGTCAAAGGTGTTTACTCCTGTGCTGCTTTCTGGGAAATCCTGCCGATCTCCGTTGCACAAACCCCAGAGATCCTGCGGGCTCGTGTCTTCCAAGCAGACAGTGCTGCAGCGCCCTTAGCAGAAACGTCCTTGCGTACTCGGGGAGGGCACTCGCGCAGCTGCCGTGGTGGCGAGGGGTAACACGAGTGGCTGCGTTTTGGTGGTGAAACGCTTCCTGGATCGATGGATCGAAAGCACTTTGCGGTGAAGGACGGCAGTCAAATCCGTATGCGCAAGGGCTAATGCCCACTGCATCCTGCTGGGGCTGCTTGAGTGCACATCCTCTCCGGGCGGTTTCTGCGTATCCAGCAAGTTGCCGTTCATCTCTTGCTCTCCTGCCAAGCTCCGCTTGCATCCTCGGAAGCCTGGGATCTTTCTCCTATCTCCCCTCTGCATTGATGAGACCTGAACGTGCCCCTCTCCTCTCTGGACGCACTGCTTCAGTTCTCAGTCGCGTTCAGCCAGGCGGCCGTGGCTGCCTGTCTGGCCGTGGTGACTCCGTTAGGGTGCAGACAGGGTAGAGGGTACCAACACATTGTTGCCAAGAGGACACAGGTGGGAGACGGGTTTCCAGGCTCACCTGTGACTGACTCTCTCTTTGCACCCTGGCTGCAGGTTGGATTATTCAGGAATTGCACTGCTGATCATGGGGAGCTTCGTCCCGTGGCTCTATTATTCGTTCTACTGCTCCCCGCAGCCAAGACTCATCTACCTCTCCATCGTCTGCGTCCTGGGCATCTCCGCGATCATCGTTGCCCAGTGGGACCGGTTTGCGACCCCTAAGCACAGGCAGACAAGAGCAGGTAGGAGAGCCCCCTGCGTGCGCCTGTACTCGGAGAGCTGCTCCCAGAGGGCCTGCGAGGCTCCTGGGTACCCCAAAAAGCTCTTAGCACCTGCACATGCAGACTTAGTTCCCCCAGACCATCACGCTGCCCTGCAGTGGCTCCCAGCGGCGAGaggtctccttcctcctcttgctGTGCCGGGGGTTCGAATCTGTTGCTGAGCAGGGCCCGGCTGCTGGCCGGCGCAGCAGGCCTGAGCTCCACCTGGCGCTCGGCACTCCCGAGGTTTGGAACAGGCAGGCAGAGTTTAAAAATAGCCCTGTAAGTGGTGGTTGGGAGGCCTGGGGCGGTGCCGCACGAAGCCGCCTTCTCCAGGAAGCGCTTTGGCAGCACCAAGCCGCAGCTCATCCAGGGAGGAACAGATTCCCTTGTCCGTCGCCCTGCCAGCTACGCGCTGGCACGTACCTGCCTTCCTGGAggctgcagctggggctgggcagtgggagcagagctgctccGTGCCCCTGGGGCAGTTCTCGCACCCTGCGTTGCCCCTGCTGCAGCCTCTGAAACGGATCCCGGCGGATTAAAGCAGCTTCGCTTAAGCACCAGAGAGCCTGGAAAAACGCCTCTGCCCACACTCGCCTCCCGAGGGTCCTGCAGCAAAACGTCTCTCGTAGCCTCATCCTCGCTACATGACGAGAGACGTGCTGAGCAGGAGGCCGGGCAGCGCGACGGGCTCGTGACCCACACGAGCGCAGCGTGTCGAGACCCCCTCGGaagagggcaggggacaggatGGGACTCCCAGCCCCCTGCCGTTACCCCCACGGCAGCCCAGACTCTCGCACGGGGCCTCTCGGGTGTTGGTGTTGGCACGCGGCGGGATCACAGCTCCCTGCTTGCGGAAGGGATTGCTTTCCGCCGCAGGTGTGCAGCAGGACTGCTGGCTGGGCCAAATCCTGCCCGCCTGCTGGGGAGTCGGGGAGTCGGCCTCCTGCTGCGAGTACGAGCTGCAGCGCTGCTTGCTTTCTCCTGAATTAATTAGATGTGAAAGCTGGAAATTTCAGCGCTGCTAATTAGCACTTGCCCTTTGAGCTCCGTGCAGCTTCGCTGAACAAATGCCTGGCGGCCGCCTCTCCTCCAACAGCTGGCTGGGGCTGTTTGCGGGCCGTGCTCCGGGCACTTGTGAGGCTTTGTGTGCAATCCAAAGGGCTGACGCCTTCCGAAAGGGCCGTTCCCATGGCCAGGAGCGGAGCTGTGGCAAGCCTGCGGCGGGGTGGAGAATGCATGTCTGCAGGGcaagctctgcccagcaggcactgggGTCAGCACTGGTTCTCACTGGGACGTAGAGCTGTAAATCCCTCATTTTGTGAAGGAGGGAGACCGTGGGGGTTGGATATTTCGGGACTGAGTGAAGAAAAGCTGCTAGTTCCTCTGGGAGCTTCCCTTTGCGCAGGACAAGGGAGCGAGGGGAGCTGGCGGGAGGCGAGCCCTGCCCGCGCTGAGCTCCCGTTTGCTGATGTCTCCTCTCCGCCCCAGGCGTCtttctggggctggggctgagcggCGTCGTGCCCACGATGCACTTCACCATCGCCGAAGGGTTCGTGAAAGCCACCACCGTGGGCCAGATGGGCTGGTTCTTCCTCATGGCCGTGATGTACATCACGGGAGCGGGGCTGTACGCCGCCCGCATCCCCGAGCGCTTCTTCCCGGGCAAGTTCGACATCTGGGTGAGTGCGGCTCCTGGCAGGATGAAGTCTGGGCAGGAGCAGGGTGTTCCAGGGAAGTAGCGGCAAGGTTGGGGGTGAAGCGCAGCTCGGAGGACGGTTCTGAGGTGGTGCGGAGAGCAGCATGGAGGAGGTCTTCGTGGCGTTGCTTTGTCCCCGTTCGGTCTAACTCACTCAAAGGGCTTTTTTGCTTCCCCACAGTTCCAGTCGCATCAGATCTTCCATGTCCTTGTGGTGGCTGCAGCCTTTGTCCACTTCTACGGCGTCTCGAACTTGCAGGAATTTCGTTACGGACTCGAAGGGGGGTGCACAGACGACTCTCTCCTCTGAGAACAGCCGGTGATTTTAGTACAAGCTTCCTAAG from the Apteryx mantelli isolate bAptMan1 chromosome 25, bAptMan1.hap1, whole genome shotgun sequence genome contains:
- the ADIPOR1 gene encoding adiponectin receptor protein 1; translation: MASRKAAAAGQSNGLAATGRERAHLELAELGPLLEEKGDQGAAGSASAEDPPCPVTREEEEEVVRVLTLPLQAHHAMEKMEEFVYKVWEGRWRVIPYDVLPDWLKDNDYLLHGHRPPMPSFRACFKSIFRIHTETGNIWTHLLGFVLFLCLGILTMLRPNMYFMAPLQEKVVFGMFFLGAVLCLSFSWLFHTVYCHSEKVSRTFSKLDYSGIALLIMGSFVPWLYYSFYCSPQPRLIYLSIVCVLGISAIIVAQWDRFATPKHRQTRAGVFLGLGLSGVVPTMHFTIAEGFVKATTVGQMGWFFLMAVMYITGAGLYAARIPERFFPGKFDIWFQSHQIFHVLVVAAAFVHFYGVSNLQEFRYGLEGGCTDDSLL